The DNA region GTAACACACGTGAAATGCCTAGTCGTTTGTAATCATGAAGATCTCATTCAGCGCCTTGGAGTCCATTAGTGCTGCCCTCTTTTGTCTGATCCATTTGGAGCGCACCGACAGCCTCGTGTTCACCGAATCAGGAATATTGGACGCAGACTCGCTGGATTTCAACTTCGATGTACGTTTCGTCTCCTTGGcctttttctcctttttcagcttcttcttctcctccTTCTTGTGCTTCTTGTGCTCCTTCTTGTGCTTCTTGTGCTCCTTTTTGTCCTTCTTGTGTTTTTtgtgcttcttcttctcaCTCTTgtcttcgtcgtcgtcgtcgtcgtcgtcgtcgtcgtcgtcgtcgctctttcttttctttgcatTAGAATAGTTTCTGAGTTTGTGAGTCTTCGGGTCCCAGGTGCTTGCCAGGACTTCTCCCTTGACAAAATGGATCCCCCACTTCCCGTCGATGATCTTCTGCTTCCTCTGCGTGTCCAATTCTTGCGAGATCTCGCTTTCTTTGCCGTTCAAACGACCTAGAATCCGCTGGAAAACGTCCAACCCGGCGCACTCGCCGTTGTCGAACTCGTCCTTCCTCTCCTTACGCTTCAGTTTGGCGCCCAGCCCCACGTTGTCGTCCTTAATCGACACTTTGATATGCGACGTAGGCGAGTCCATAGGAGAAAGCCCAAGGCCCATCCCTGGCTTCCATCCCAGCTTCTCTAGAAACTGGTGTCCGAATCTTGACGTGTCGTTGCTCCACGCCGTGTTTCTGGGGTCCATCCCGAACCGCTGCTTCGTCCTTGTAGCTGCCAAACCCATCTTACTTGCTGTCTATCGCTATGCTTTGCTACTCGCTACCCTCGAGTACTCATCTCATCACTGCATTCgaacaaaatttttcattttttttttttcattctttttcttttttttctggtcCTCAAGAACATTACCCGCCCGCCCAACTACGATCAATACTAAGAGCCGAAAAAGAGCTCTGATTATCCTGGCGGCTTACCATTAAAGCAACCACGCATGTCATCTTACCACAGTCAAGTAAGAGCAAGATCAACGcaatcaaaataaaaggTAGCTCGCAATCGAAGGAGCTTGAAGCAAACGCAAAGACCCGATCGCCTTGGCAAATATCATGGCTCCCTCTTATACAAGGGGCAAAAGGATGCTTCTCCCCATGTTTCTGTCGTTTTCCCGGTATAGCCGCCATCTGTGCTTTTCCTGAATCGCTGATATCTTCCAGAAAGATAATTAGATCTGAAACACGCTCCTATCAAGCAGCCACCGCTGCCCGTACTGTTCTGTGATTCTTTACCAGTAGTTCTACTTCGCCTCCCCCTACCGTGCAGCCACTGCTGTTCGCTGTCTAGTACTTTGCGATAAGCGCGGTTATTTGGCCcttattgtttattttggcACTTTTTTGTCTCcttttctgttcttttttcccgTTTGTTTTCGCGGACGGCTATGTGTAAGGGAGGTGTCCGTTCCATGGATATAACACGGATATATGCAGGCATGGCTCAGAACCCGtggaaacagaaaaaaagccaagACAGGCTCCGTAGGTGAGTGGCaatgtttttcctttacaATGAGATCTGTGTGTCCCTTGGATGGCACTTAAAAATACACAgttatatgtatataaggCGCTCATCGGAGAGAGATATTAGAGAATACAGAATGTGTCACTTTTGAGAACCTCTTACAGCTTGCCCAAATATACAGAATAACAGCTCTGTCTTTTCGTGTactctatttttttccacgCTACACAGCTACAAGAAGGAcacatttcttttcctttttctccttGTAAAAAGTCCCctctgaaaaagaaagtgcTACGCAGGtatagaaaagaagatcttGTATTGTTATTTTACAGAAAGGAGCTATAACTGGGTGTCGCTGATATTACATTACCGGTCATGGTCGCTAAAATGAACGACATAGTTTCGGAGTCCggaaagaataaaaaagacCAGAACGTAGTTCTGTTCCACAAGGGCTCCGCATCCTCAGACGTGAGCTCAGATGTGGGGAAAGACTCTTCGTCTTTTTGGGACGACAAATCTTTGCTGCCCACAGGCGAGTATATCGtggataaaaataaaccgCAAACGTATTTGAACAGTGATGATATCGAAAAAGTGACCGAATCAGACATCTTTCCTCAGAaacgtttcttttccttcttacattcaaaaaaaatgcctGAAGTACCGcaaaatgatgacgaaagAAAGGTGTACCCTATGTTCCATACAAATATCATATCCAACATGTTCTTTTGGTGGGTGCTGCCGATCATTCGAGTTGGTTACAAAAGGACAATCCAACCGAACGATCTCTTCAAGATGGACCCCAGGATGTCTATAGAGACCCTCtatgatgattttgagaaaaacaTGATGTactattttgaaaaaacaaggaaaaaatatcgTAAACAGCATCCAGAGGCTACCGAGGACGACGTTATTGAAAATGCAAAACTGCCCAATCATACCGTTTTTAAAGCTTTGCTATTTACGTTTAAGAGGCAGTACTCCATTTCAGTGCTGTTTGCCGTTTTGTCTAATTGTACTTCTGGGTTCAACCCAATGATTACGAAGAGGCTGATTGagtttgttgaaaaaaaagcaatgTTTCATAATACACACGTAAATAGTGGTGTCGGTTATGCTATTGGTGCATGTATAATGATGTTCGTTAATGGGCTAACCTTtaatcatttctttcataGTTCTCAGTTGACAGGTGTGCAAGCAAAATCTATCTTGACTAAAGCCgctatgaaaaaaatgttcaaTGCTTCTAATTACGCGAGACATCGTTTCCCCAATGGTAAAGTCACCTCTTTTATAACAACGGATTTGGCTAGAGTGGAATTTGCCCTGTCTTTTCAACCGTTTTTAGCCGGGTTCCCTGCGATCTTGGCAATTTGTATTGTCTTATTGATTGTTAACTTAGGCCCTATTGCACTGGTTGGGATTGGTATCTTCTTTGCTGGGTTTGTAATATCTCTTTTTGCCTTTAAATTAATTCTGGGTTTCAGAATCGCtgcaaatatttttactGACGCAAGAGTTACCATTATGAGAGAAGTGCTAAACAATTTAAAAATGATCAAATATTATACTTGGGAAGACGCTTACgagaaaaatattcaagatATTAGAGGTAAGGAAATTTCTAAAGTAAGGAAAATGCAattatcaagaaatttcttAATTGCCATGGCCTTATCTTTACCCAGTATTGCTTCACTGGTCACATTTCTAGCAATGTACAAAGTTAATAATGGAGGTAGACAGCCCGGTAACATTTTTGCCTCTTTATCGTTATTTCAGGTTTTAAGTTTGCAAATGTTTTTCTTACCTATTGCCATTGGTACGGGTATTGATATGATCATTGGGCTGGGCCGTTTGCAGAGTTTGTTGGAAGCTCCGGAAGATGATCCAAACCATATGATTGAAATGGAACCTTCCGCCGACTTTGATCCAAAACTGGCTTTAAAGATGACTCACTGTTCATTTGAATGGGAGGATTATGAATTAAATGATGCCATTGAAGAAGCTAAAGATGAAGCTAAAGAtgaaggtaaaaaaaacaaaaaaaaaaaaaagcgtaAAGATACATGGGGTAAACCAACCACAAACGACaataaagcaaaaagatTGGACAATATgctgaaagaaagagatgGTCCTGAagacttgaagaaaacttcTTTCAAGGGgttcaaagatttgaatttcgAAATCAAAAAGGGTGAATTCATCATGATTACAGGTCCTATCGGTACTGGTAAATCTTCGCTATTGAACGCAATGGCAGGATCGATGAGAAAGACTGATGGTAGAATTGAAGTAAGCGGTGACTTGTTGATGTGTGGTTATCCATGGATCCAAAATGCTTCAGTGAAAgataatattatatttggTTCTCcattcaataaagaaaagtatgATGAAGTCATTCGTGTTTGTTCTTTGAAAGCAGATTTGGATATTTTACCTGCTGGTGATATGACCGAAATTGGTGAACGTGGTATTACTTTATCCGGTGGTCAAAAGGCACGTATAAACTTGGCCAGATCGGTttacaaaaggaaagacatatatttgtttgatgATGTTCTAAGTGCTGTAGATTCCCGTGTTGGTAAACACATTATGGATGAATGTCTAACTGGAGTACTCGcaaacaaaacaagaatTCTAGCCACGCATCAGTTGTCTTTGATTGACAAAGCCTCTAGGGTTATTGTTTTAGGTAATGATGGTGATGTTGATATTGGTACCGTTGACGAGCTAAAGGCCCGTAATCCAACCTTGATAAACCTTTTACAGTTTTCTTCCCAAAATTCTAAAGAATcagaggatgaagaagaggaaaaggtCATCGTTAATGAATTGGAGCATCTAAAATATGAAGCTGAAGTGAAGGAACTAActgagttgaaaaaaagaactacCCAATTATCACAAATTTCAAACAGTGGTGAAGCCGTTGTAGATGGTCACACTAgcacaaaagaagaaagagcagTCAACAGTATTAGTCTGACAGTTTACCGGGAATACATTAAAGCTGCCGTAGGTAAATGGGGGTTCGTCGCGCTTCCAgtatatttcttttctgttgtTGGTACCACATTTTGTacacttttttcttctgtctGGTTATCTTATTGGACTGAGaacaaattcaagaataaaTCGCCTAGTTTTTACATGGGTCTTTACtccttctttgtttttgccGCTTTCATATTCATGAATGGTCAATATACAATTCTTTGTGCTATGGGTATCATGGCATCCAAGTGGTTGAATTTAAGAGCCGTAAAGAGAATTTTACATACACCAATGTCATACATAGACACGACACCTTTGGGGCGTATCTTGAACAGATTCACGAAGGATACCGATAGTTTGGATAATGAGCTAACCGAAAGTTTGCGTTTGATGACATCTCAATTTGCGAATATCGTCGGTGTTTGTGTCATGtgtattgtttatttgcCATGGTTCGCTATTGCAATTCCATTccttttgattatttttgttttgatcGCTGATCATTATCAAAGTTCTGGTAGAGAAATCAAGAGACTAGAAGCTGTCCAACGTTCGTTCGTTTACAATAACTTAAATGAAGTATTGGGTGGGATGGAAACAATCAAAGCTTACAGGAGCCAAGAGAGATTTTTGGCAAAGTCAGATTTCTTGATTAACAAAATGAATGAGGCCGGTtatcttgttgttgtcctACAAAGGTGGGTCGGTATATTCCTTGATATGGTTGCTATCGTATTTGCGCTAATCATCACATTGCTATGCGTTACCAGAGCTTTTCCTATATCTGCAGCATCCGTTGGTGTTTTGTTGACTTATGTTTTACAGTTGCCTGGTTTATTAAATACCATTTTGAGAGCATTGACGCAGACAGAAAATGATATGAACAGTGCCGAAAGATTGGTTTCGTATGCAACTGAATTGCCTTTAGAAGCTGACTACAAAAAACCAGAAATGACTCCTCCCGAATCATGGCCTTCAAAAGGTGAgataatattcaaaaatgttGATTTTGCTTATAGACCGGGTTTACCGATAGTTTTGAAAGGCCTGAATTTGGACATTAAAAGTGGAGAGAAGATTGGTATCTGTGGTCGTACGGGTGCCGGTAAATCTACTATCATGAGTGCTTTATACAGGTTAAACGAATTGGCTAGTGGTGAAATATTAATTGATGACGTTAATATAAGTCAGCTTGGGCTTTTTGATTTACGAAGAAAACTGGCCATTATTCCACAAGATCCGGTTTTATTTAGAGGTACAATCCGTAAGAATTTGGATCCGTTTGATGAACGTACAGAAAATGAGCTATGGGATGCACTAGTCAGAGGTGGCGCGATTGCCAGGAAAGATTTACCAGAGGTCAAGTTACAAAAACCTGACGAAAACGGTACGCATGGTAAAATGCACAAATTCCATTTAGATCAAGcagtggaagaagaaggctCCAATTTCTCATTAGGTGAGAGGCAATTACTAGCATTAACGAGAGCCTTAGTTCGTCAATCCAAAATATTAATCTTGGATGAAGCTACATCTTCAGTGGATTATGAAACAGATGGTAAAATTCAAGCGCGTATTGTCGAAGAATTTGGAGACTGCACAATTTTATGTATTGCTCATAGGCTGAAGACTATTGTGAATTACGATCGTATTCTAGTGTTAGAAAAGGGTGAAGTTGCAGAATTTGATACCCCATGGACATTATTTTCTCAAAAGGACagtattttcaaaaacatgTGTTTGAGATCGGGTATTGTAGAAGAAGACTTCGAGAACAGATTTTAGTGGCATATTATTCATTGCATAATATCCCCTCTCCCTACTTAATATTTAAAATGGCGTTCactgaaagaaagaaatggacgaaagtaaaaagaaaacccCATTGATAATAAATTCAGAAGAGCCGGTACGTTTGTcataaacatatatatgctCATATACCATATTATATACGCatactcaaaaaaaaaaagtta from Saccharomyces eubayanus strain FM1318 chromosome VII, whole genome shotgun sequence includes:
- the PXR1 gene encoding telomerase inhibitor; this translates as MGLAATRTKQRFGMDPRNTAWSNDTSRFGHQFLEKLGWKPGMGLGLSPMDSPTSHIKVSIKDDNVGLGAKLKRKERKDEFDNGECAGLDVFQRILGRLNGKESEISQELDTQRKQKIIDGKWGIHFVKGEVLASTWDPKTHKLRNYSNAKKRKSDDDDDDDDDDDDEDKSEKKKHKKHKKDKKEHKKHKKEHKKHKKEEKKKLKKEKKAKETKRTSKLKSSESASNIPDSVNTRLSVRSKWIRQKRAALMDSKALNEIFMITND
- the YOR1 gene encoding ATP-binding cassette transporter YOR1; this translates as MVAKMNDIVSESGKNKKDQNVVLFHKGSASSDVSSDVGKDSSSFWDDKSLLPTGEYIVDKNKPQTYLNSDDIEKVTESDIFPQKRFFSFLHSKKMPEVPQNDDERKVYPMFHTNIISNMFFWWVLPIIRVGYKRTIQPNDLFKMDPRMSIETLYDDFEKNMMYYFEKTRKKYRKQHPEATEDDVIENAKLPNHTVFKALLFTFKRQYSISVLFAVLSNCTSGFNPMITKRLIEFVEKKAMFHNTHVNSGVGYAIGACIMMFVNGLTFNHFFHSSQLTGVQAKSILTKAAMKKMFNASNYARHRFPNGKVTSFITTDLARVEFALSFQPFLAGFPAILAICIVLLIVNLGPIALVGIGIFFAGFVISLFAFKLILGFRIAANIFTDARVTIMREVLNNLKMIKYYTWEDAYEKNIQDIRGKEISKVRKMQLSRNFLIAMALSLPSIASLVTFLAMYKVNNGGRQPGNIFASLSLFQVLSLQMFFLPIAIGTGIDMIIGLGRLQSLLEAPEDDPNHMIEMEPSADFDPKLALKMTHCSFEWEDYELNDAIEEAKDEAKDEGKKNKKKKKRKDTWGKPTTNDNKAKRLDNMLKERDGPEDLKKTSFKGFKDLNFEIKKGEFIMITGPIGTGKSSLLNAMAGSMRKTDGRIEVSGDLLMCGYPWIQNASVKDNIIFGSPFNKEKYDEVIRVCSLKADLDILPAGDMTEIGERGITLSGGQKARINLARSVYKRKDIYLFDDVLSAVDSRVGKHIMDECLTGVLANKTRILATHQLSLIDKASRVIVLGNDGDVDIGTVDELKARNPTLINLLQFSSQNSKESEDEEEEKVIVNELEHLKYEAEVKELTELKKRTTQLSQISNSGEAVVDGHTSTKEERAVNSISLTVYREYIKAAVGKWGFVALPVYFFSVVGTTFCTLFSSVWLSYWTENKFKNKSPSFYMGLYSFFVFAAFIFMNGQYTILCAMGIMASKWLNLRAVKRILHTPMSYIDTTPLGRILNRFTKDTDSLDNELTESLRLMTSQFANIVGVCVMCIVYLPWFAIAIPFLLIIFVLIADHYQSSGREIKRLEAVQRSFVYNNLNEVLGGMETIKAYRSQERFLAKSDFLINKMNEAGYLVVVLQRWVGIFLDMVAIVFALIITLLCVTRAFPISAASVGVLLTYVLQLPGLLNTILRALTQTENDMNSAERLVSYATELPLEADYKKPEMTPPESWPSKGEIIFKNVDFAYRPGLPIVLKGLNLDIKSGEKIGICGRTGAGKSTIMSALYRLNELASGEILIDDVNISQLGLFDLRRKLAIIPQDPVLFRGTIRKNLDPFDERTENELWDALVRGGAIARKDLPEVKLQKPDENGTHGKMHKFHLDQAVEEEGSNFSLGERQLLALTRALVRQSKILILDEATSSVDYETDGKIQARIVEEFGDCTILCIAHRLKTIVNYDRILVLEKGEVAEFDTPWTLFSQKDSIFKNMCLRSGIVEEDFENRF